DNA sequence from the Vanrija pseudolonga chromosome 7, complete sequence genome:
cttcACGCAGACAGGCCACATTGGTAGGTTGTGACGTGTCGCaggctcgacgccgacactggtcgccgcggtgctctcgaccccgcccccgccccccgcactcgctgacgctcgtgctcgtgcccaGCCCACGTCAACCTCCGCGAAGAATGGCTGCCGTACAAGGCCATGATCGGACAGGTCATCCTCGACAAGATCCCGTCCATCCGCACCGTCGTCAACAAGCTGAGCGAGATCCACGCAGAGTTCCGATACTTTGACATGGAGGTGATTGCCGGCGAGGCGGATttcgtcgcgacgacggtgagtAGCGACGCGAGGCGACCGCAcgtcgccggccgagccgacatacccctccctcccttcccccTGCCCTAGCTGACCACCCGGCCAGTCGGAATCCGGCTGCACCTTCACTTTTGACTTTGCGCACGTGTACTGGAACTCGCGCCTGCAcaccgagcacgagcgcctcATCTCGCTCTTTACGCCGGGCAGCGTAGTGGCGGACGCGATGGCCGGCGTGGGCCCGTTCGCGGTCCCGGCGGCCAAGCGCGGCGCCTACGTGCTCGGCAACGACCTGAACCCCGAGAGCGTGAAGTGGATGCGCGAGAACCGGGTCAAGAATAAAGTGGAGGCACGGCTACgcgtcaccgaggccgacgcgcggcAGTTCATcaacggcgcgccgctcgaggctTGGCGGAATCCATTTGTCCGCTCCGAGCCGGTCACCGTTCGgcagaaggagcgcgaggctaGACGGAGACGAGAGGCGGCGAAGGAGGCCGGCGTGGAGCTGCCCAAGGAGGAAGTGAAGGTCGActcgccgccaaagcccCAGACGGTCGACCACTACGTCATGAACCTCcccgactcggcgctcgagTTCCTCGACGCGTACGCTGGCAGCTTTACGCCCTTGCTGTCCGAGCCTGGGTTCGACGCCGCAAGCACAACCCTGCCTTTGATCCACTGCCACTGCTTCACGCGCTTCCTCGACATCgagggcgcgacgcgcgacatcaacgagcgcgccagcgcagccCTCGGCTACCCCGTCACCACCGACATGGACGGATACCTCCTCCAccccgtccgccgcgtcgcacCAAACAAGGACATGTACTGCCTCACCTTCCGCCTGCCACACGACGTCGCGTACAAGAAGACTGTGTAGAGATGCTACGTCTTGCTACAACGTACATGAGATCTATAGTGTGATGCGGCGAGTAACTCATCCGTTCTAGTGTGTGTGGTGAgggtgtggcggcgtgtggtgagggtgtggcggcgtgtgcgcgctcgcgcccatcACTGCCCTACTCACCCCCTTCCTACTGCTAACCTGGCCCACCTGACCCTCCCTCGCTGCCTCGTGCACTCGCTGCGTGCTCGTGTCCCCTCCCGCCTACTTCCCCGTCGGAGTCTGTGCACGACTCGCCGCACGGCTAGCAGCACGGGACGCGGCCGGACTCCGTCCAAGGGGTGTGCTGTGTACGCGTTAGCTCCGCCCAGACCCACACACAACACCACCAGTATACTCACATGATACCGCTACCAAACTGAGAGTGAAGCAAAccgccggcgagcgtcaTCTGGCCACGCCCAAAGCCGGGTAACAACATGGACCCGTCCCAGCCGTCAAACGCATCTGCCGACATGAACGTGGGCAGGTACTCTGCCCATCCAGACGAGTTTTGCGGCGTCCCAGTCGAAGGGTACGCAGCGTTTAGGGTAGCAGAGGGTGAGCTCTGCACAGACTCGGAGGGGCCAGCGGCGGACGGCAGGATCCTGGGCAGGTCAGCTTTACCGCGCTTCCTTGCATCACCGCAGCCGCTTACATCATGTCGCCCCCTTGAGGGATAAACGCAAACTGAGTCTCGTGCGACAGCATATCCCCTGAAGGCCAGTTGCCCTCGTTAAGCAGTGCCGGGTCAAACACATGCTCCTGCGCAGGAACCGCGTTGCCAGCACCCTTGGGAGTGGGCGAGCCAGCTCGTGACACTGCACGAGACGGGTGCGTCGACCCTCCGTGGCGACGAGCCTCCTTGGTCTTGCGAACAATCTCCCGGATAAATGCAGCATAGATTGCCGGCTGATGCGATGGGTCCATCGCACAGTCCTCGAGAATGTCTGCCACCTCGGTGACAATCTTGAAGATGGACTCTTCGAGTTCGTGGAAGGGGCGGAGCTCAGGCTTGAGCAGCTTGAGGAGAGAGAGCAGCGCATAGCTGCACATGACAAAGTTGGTGTCAGGGAGGTACGGGAGGTAGCCCTTGGGCAAGAAGTGGTCCTTGACCACGTTGCACACTCTTGTGGCGGCCTCGTAGACGTTTGTGAGGAAGAATGAAATGTCAAGCTTTGAGCGCTCGAGGGCGTTCTCGAGGCCAAACGAGTAGAGGACGAGCGACGAGTAGGCGTAGTAGAAGTGCGCACGCGAGGCGTATTCAAACTCGTCGCCATCTTCACTGGTAGGGAAGGGACGGTTCCACTCATTGAGCCACCTCCGCAGCTCCTCGTGCGCCGAGCGGACAATGAGCATATCTGGAGAGTCAGCGACAGGTCAATTGTCCATGAAGCCACTTACAGTCACAGTCCTCACGCAGGCCCGACAccgtcgtggtcgacgagtAGATCGAGTCGATGGCACGGCTCATAATCTGCTGCAAGACGACGTaggccgccagcgcgcggtCAGTCGCCAGCGAAAACCGCTGCTGGTGCCAGTCGCTCGCGTTGCGAATGATGTAGTCCTCGCGAAGGGTGTATGGCTTGCCCATCTGAGCCGAAATGGAGCGGTCGAGCACGAAGCAGTGCAGCCAGCATCGCTCGCGGTTGATGATCTCGAGGTCACGCTCCTTGCCTTCCCTCGTATCCAAACCCGAGACAATCGACTTGCGGTGCAGGTTGAGATCCGTCGCCATGCGAATGGCCATGCCGAGCATGAGCCAGGTGCGGTCCTGCTCAAAGGTCTTTTCAGGGCCCAAGGTCCAGAGCGACAACAACAAGTACGCCTGGCACACCTCGACGCTCTTGTAGCCTCTTGACGGCACCTCAAACGACAGCCTCTTGGCGTACACTGACAGGTGCTGGTGCAGATCCGGCCGCTTGGTGTAGTATCGTGCCGCAAGTGCACAGATTCTGTtgtgtcagcggcggcgcgttcatGACGTCAACCTACACAGTGCACAAGAACTGGCTTCGCTGCAGAACGAGCTCCGCCGAATGGAAGTCTTTGTAGATGAGCGGGCAGTGGGGCGCCACTGCAACGTTAGCCCTCGCCTCTCGCACCGCACTCACTGTGCTTGAAGAAGATGCCAAACAGCTCCTCGATCTCCTCGCGTGACAGAATTGTGAGGAGCTCGGGCACACGGTCATCGGTACCGGAACCGGGAGTGAACGCCACAGCACCCGGTTTGAAGTAGTTGGTCGAGGCGACACCAAAGTCTGGgagcccctcgtcgccaccgccgcggacgTCGCTGGTGGCAACGCGCTGGTTGAGGCCGCCGTTCCTGCCGCCTAGACTCAAGGGGGAGGGCCGGATCGGCGCGCTGGTGCCGTTCCGGAAAGAGCTGTGCTTCTTTGACGGGTCGGTGTTTTGGAGGCttgcctcggcgagcagacCTAAAGGGGACAGGACATTGTCGGGGAGCGAGTGGAGACGAGGGGAAAGCGGAGGGAGGTGGCCCATGTTGGTCGCCGAgtcctcaccaccacggaCACTCGACTCGTGGTACGTTCCACGACTCAGTCCTATCGACagggtcggcgcggccgagggcgaggcgtgAGATGTGATGAGCTGCAGGACATCGGGATCCGACGTTGTGCCGTGCAACGCGTGCGAGAACGAGCTGAGCGAACCCTGGTCGAGATTGCTGAGTGCCTGCGGTTGTCAGCGATGCCGAGCACAACGTGAAACACTGCGCAACGCACCCCTCCGATCCCCTTTAGCGCAGCTTCCATTTTGGAGATCTTGGCTGCAAGTGCCTCGTTCTTTCGTGTGCTCCTCTTGCCTCGGTTTGATTCCTCGAAGATACACTCGTGACCGCCTGAACGACATCTCTGCGGGGTGTGTCA
Encoded proteins:
- the priB_15 gene encoding Protein priB; protein product: MNTHPYASAYSTMASSFPSSSLQDHRGSFSGSASFGGGGGSQAGDNKRPRTSTSNDKGGDSDDEDDEDDDSEDEVPAATKAAANKPNRKIVKGPDGKPKVKLTRGSRACIACRKIKMRCIPDESSGPNGPCKRCRSGGHECIFEESNRGKRSTRKNEALAAKISKMEAALKGIGGALSNLDQGSLSSFSHALHGTTSDPDVLQLITSHASPSAAPTLSIGLSRGTYHESSVRGGEDSATNMGHLPPLSPRLHSLPDNVLSPLGLLAEASLQNTDPSKKHSSFRNGTSAPIRPSPLSLGGRNGGLNQRVATSDVRGGGDEGLPDFGVASTNYFKPGAVAFTPGSGTDDRVPELLTILSREEIEELFGIFFKHMAPHCPLIYKDFHSAELVLQRSQFLCTVICALAARYYTKRPDLHQHLSVYAKRLSFEVPSRGYKSVEVCQAYLLLSLWTLGPEKTFEQDRTWLMLGMAIRMATDLNLHRKSIVSGLDTREGKERDLEIINRERCWLHCFVLDRSISAQMGKPYTLREDYIIRNASDWHQQRFSLATDRALAAYVVLQQIMSRAIDSIYSSTTTVSGLREDCDYMLIVRSAHEELRRWLNEWNRPFPTSEDGDEFEYASRAHFYYAYSSLVLYSFGLENALERSKLDISFFLTNVYEAATRVCNVVKDHFLPKGYLPYLPDTNFVMCSYALLSLLKLLKPELRPFHELEESIFKIVTEVADILEDCAMDPSHQPAIYAAFIREIVRKTKEARRHGGSTHPSRAVSRAGSPTPKGAGNAVPAQEHVFDPALLNEGNWPSGDMLSHETQFAFIPQGGDMMILPSAAGPSESVQSSPSATLNAAYPSTGTPQNSSGWAEYLPTFMSADAFDGWDGSMLLPGFGRGQMTLAGGLLHSQFGSGIITPLGRSPAASRAASRAASRAQTPTGK
- the TRM5 gene encoding tRNA (guanine(37)-N1)-methyltransferase; amino-acid sequence: MNAAWTALRRLVSPPSMTSSPSLRNLGPPQHKGMTALDRSKFDLTIPVLAARVKASEMGSVRKHDLLKGHIVDIPKIRSITPDADPALRRLLLRVAKPDDLPADTRAYLASSGITLEPDAVTLGYDHWTASEILNAVIETKEDEDTPSSFTQTGHIAHVNLREEWLPYKAMIGQVILDKIPSIRTVVNKLSEIHAEFRYFDMEVIAGEADFVATTSESGCTFTFDFAHVYWNSRLHTEHERLISLFTPGSVVADAMAGVGPFAVPAAKRGAYVLGNDLNPESVKWMRENRVKNKVEARLRVTEADARQFINGAPLEAWRNPFVRSEPVTVRQKEREARRRREAAKEAGVELPKEEVKVDSPPKPQTVDHYVMNLPDSALEFLDAYAGSFTPLLSEPGFDAASTTLPLIHCHCFTRFLDIEGATRDINERASAALGYPVTTDMDGYLLHPVRRVAPNKDMYCLTFRLPHDVAYKKTV